One Methylorubrum extorquens genomic window, GGGCTCGGCTCGCTGCTGGCGACGACGGCACGGCTTCAGGGGAATTCACAATCCATGCGCCGCTTCTTTCTCGGCGCGTCTTCGTGCTGGGCGATCCACAACACGCTGGTCGGCTCCGTCTTCGGCCTGACCTGCGATCTGCTCACGCTCACGGCGCTGATGATCGCGCTGGTCCGCGGCGGTGCGGAGAAGCCGGCGCCCGTCGCCAACCCAGTGGCACCGCTGCAGGGCGCTGCCTGACCGGAGGCGGAGCCTAGCGGCTCCGCCTCCGTTCCTACGGCTGAAAGAACCTGAGATCCAACGCCGCGAGCGCGAGCAGGGGCGGGGGGAGAACGACGCCAGCCACACGCATGGACCGGGCGGCTTCGCGGCAGCCGGCAAAATCGTTGGCGCCGGCCGCGGCTTCGAGCTTCTCCACCGTTGCCGGGTCCGGCTTCGGGGCCGGGGCGGGCGCCGCCGGGGGAGGCGGGCTCTTGGCCGCCGCGTTCGCCTTGGCGTTCGGGTTGTCCGCCAGGTTGCCGGTGGCGGGGCCCGGTGTGGGCCCGTTGCCGGTCTCGCTGACGGAGCCGCTGAGGCCCGACGTCTTCTGAGGTTCACCGCCATCCGCCGGTTTGCCGCCCTCGGTCTTACCGGAGGGGTTCGAGACGGCGGTGGCCTGCTGCGGCGGCGTCGCCGCAGCCTTGTTGGCCGGCTCCGGCTGCTTCACGAACGCCACCAGTTCCTGGCAGAGATTGGCCGGCTTGCCCGATGCCTGCTGCGCGGCCGGCGCGCTCGAACTCGCATCCTGAGCCATGGCGGTGCCGGCGAGAAGCGCACAGGCCGCGAGGCCGCAGGCGAGGTGCCGGATGATCGGCGAAGGCTTCATCGGGCTCACTCCCTCGATTTCGGTATCGTGTTTTTGAGGTTCGCTCAGGAGCGCTTCGGGTGCGACGCTTCACCCTCGGCCTTGCCGTGGGGCTCGCCGTTGTACTCGTCCGGCTTCGGATCGCCGTTCCAGCGGGGACCGACTAGGTTAGTGCCGGGCTCCGACACCCGCGCCCCGGAGGTCGCGAACGCCTGATAGGCAAACTTCTGATTGCTGGTGAGCGCGAACATCGCCAGCACCCCGAGGGCGATGGCGGCAATCACGGCGGCGAGGAAGGCTTTCATGGTCGTGTCTTCCCTGGAGGCATGAGCCTCGGTCAGCGCGGTTGGCCCTGTTGTTCAACGGTAAAGACCGGACCGCGCCGCCGGTCTCCCCCTCTCATCACTCCGCGGGTGCAGGATGGCCCTTGAGCTGCGGTCCGCTGCCGGTGCGCGCCTCCTCCCGCTCGACCCAGAGGTCATGGTGCGCGCGCGCCCAGGCGAGATCGACCTTGCCGCTGCCCATGGCGTCGTAGGCGCCCTCCATGCCGAGCGTGCCGATGTAGATGTGGGCGAGGATGCCCGCAATGAACACGATTCCGATCACGGAGTGGATCACCTGCATCACCTGCATCCCGTTGATGTCGGTGAGCGCGAAGGGGAACAGCATCATCAGGCCGGTGGCGGCCATGGCCGCGCCGAAGCCGGCGACCATCCAGAACACACCCTTCTGACCGGCATTGAAGCGGGCGGCGTGGGGATGACCCTTGCCGATGAAGCCGCCGCCGGCCTTGATCCAGGCCCAATCGACCCGGTTCGGGATGTTGTCGCGGATCCAGAGGACGAACATGAAGGCCACGCCGAGCATGAACGGCCACGCGAGGTAAACGTGGCTGTACTTGGCCCATTGCGCGATGGCGCCGAACGCCTCCGGTCCGATCAGCGGCATCAGCAGCCGCTTGCCGAAGATGTAATTCAGGCCCGACAGCGACAGGATGATGAAGCACAAAGCCGTCATCCAGTGGGTGAAGCGCTCGAACGCGTTGAAGCGCAGGATCTTCTTTCCCGATTCCTGGCTGTGCTCCATCATGATCCGGCCGCGGAACAGGAAAAACGCGCCGAGCGCGGCCAGCATGCCGAGGATGGTGAGCGCACCGATCCACGGGAGCCAGCGTTCGCGGAAGTTCTGATACTCACGGCCCTGCGGCTGGATCAGGTTGGCCGACTTGCCGTCGGGAATCGAGACCCGGCCGCGGATCTTGGATTCCTGCTTGAACAGGAATTCCTCATTGACCGAATCCGCGGTCGGCCGGGCGCCCATCGGGTTCTGGCCGTCGGCTTGGATCGGGTTCTGCGCCCACACCGGACCGAGGGCGCCGGGCACCGCGAGGAGCATCGCCGCCAGAAGGAGGGTGCTGAGGAAGGTCGTCGCCCGCCGCATCGGCGTTCCTTTCGAAGGGTAGTCACAGCTCGCGAGCGCGGACCCGGATATCCGCGCTCGACACAGGCTCAGATCGCGACGGTCTCGCGGTAGGCCGTCTTCCAGCCCCAGGCGCCGGAGCCGTAGCCGCGCTTGATCACCCGCTGCTTGTAGATCTCGGCGATCATCTCGCCGTCGCCTGCGAGCAGCGCCTTGGTGGAGCACATCTCGGCGCAGAGCGGCAGCTTGCCTTCCGCGAGGCGGTTCGAGCCGTACTTCTCGTACTCGGCGGTCGAGAAATCGGGCTCGGGGCCGCCTGAGCAGTAGGTGCACTTGTCCATCTTGCCGCGCGAACCGAAGTTGCCGACGCGCGGATATTGCGGCGCGCCGAACGGGCAGGCGTAGAAGCAGTAGCCGCAGCCGATGCAGATGTCCTTGGAGTGCAGCACCACGGCATCGGCCGTGGTGTAGAAGCAGTTCACCGGGCACACCGCCGCGCAGGGTGCGTCGGTGCAGTGCATGCAGGCCATCGAGACTGAGCGCTCGCCGGGCTTGCCGTCGTTGAGGGTGACGACGCGGCGGCGATTGATGCCCCACGGCACCTCGTGCTCGTTCTTGCAGGCGGTGACGCAGGCGTTGCACTCGATGCAGCGATCCGCATCACAGAGGAACTTCATCCGGGCCATGGTTCGGTTCCTCTCAGGCCGCTGCGATCTGGCACAGGGTGCACTTCGTTTCCTGCATGCCCGTCACAGGATCGAAGCCGTAGGTCGTCACGGTGTTCACGCTCTCGCCGAGCACTACCGGGTCGGTGCCCTTCGGGTAGTAGTCGCGCATGTCCTTGCCCTGGTACCAACCGGAGAAGTGGAAGGGCATGAACGCCACGCCCTTTCCGACACGGTCGGTCACCAGCGCCTTCACCTTGGCCTTGGAGCTGTTCTCAGGCCCGCTCACCCAGACCCACTGACCGTCCTTGATGCCGCGCGCAGCCGCATCCCCGGTGTTGATCTCGACGAACATGTCCTGTTGCAGCTCGGCGAGCCACGGGTTCGAACGGGTCTCCTCGCCGCCGCCCTCGTATTCCACAAGGCGACCGGAGGTGAGGATGATCGGGAAGTCCTTGGCGACGCCGCGGTCCACCACCGACTTCTGCACCGAGAAGCCGATATTCGGCATGCGCAACTGCCGCTCGTCGGGCCGGGTCGGGTACTTCGCCACGAGATCGGGGCGGGGCGAGTAGACCGGCTCGCGGTGCACCGGCACCGGGTCGGGCAGGTTCCAGGCATTGGCCCGGGCTTTGCCGTTGCCGAAGGGCGAGACGCCGTGGTCGAGGCAGACGCGCTGGATGCCGCCCGAGAGGTCGGTCGCCCAGCTCACGGTGTCGGGCTTCTCGCCGCCGATCTTGAGGATCGTCGCGAGTTCGTCCGGGGTCAGATCCTTGTCCCAGCCCAGTTTCTTGAACACCCCGAAGGTGAACTCGGGATAGCCGTCCGTCAGGTCGGAGCCCTTCGAGAAGGAATTCTCGGCAAGCAAGGTCTGGCCGTTGCGCTCGGTTCCGAACCGCGCGCGGAAGCCGCCGCCGCCTTCCTTCACGTGGAGGCTCGTGTTGTACAGGATCGCCGAGCCTGGATGGCGCAGCTCCGGCTTGCCCCAGCACGGCCAGGGCAGGCCGTAGTAATCGCCGCCGACCTCCGGATCGTCCTTGGGCGCACGCAGCGTCACGAGGTCGAACTTGTGCTGGTTGCGCATATGCGCCTTCAACCGCTCCGGCGACTGGCCGCAATAGCCCGTCGACCAGCCGCCGCGGTTGATCTCCCGCAGGATGTCTTCCGCATCGGGAATGCCGTCGACGACCTTGATGTTCTTGCAGAGCTTGTCGGCAAAGCCGAGCTTCTGCGCGAGACGGTAGAGGACTTCGTAGTCGTTCTTCGACTCGAAGGCCGGCTTCACGATCTGCTCGCCCCACTGGATCGAGCGGTTCGAGGCGGTGCGCGAGCCGTCCATCTCGAGCGAGGTGCAGATCGGCAGGAGGTAGGTGTTGTCCTGCCGGGCATCGAGCGCGGCGAAGGTGGTCGGGTGCGGGTCGGCGACGACCAGCAGCTCCAGCTTGTTCATGCCGTCGATGGCTTCGGGCATGCGGGTCACGGTGTTGCCGCCGTGGCCGAACACCATGAACGCCTTGATCGGGCTGCGCTGATCGACCTGCTCGGCCGGCAGGTTCACGGCATCGAACCAGCGGGTCGAAGTGATGCCGGGCGCCTCCATGTTCTCCTTGCGGGTGCGCGCCTTGCGGCCGCCCTTCGCCGGAACCTCATCGAAGCGCGATTGCAGCCAGTCGTACTCCACGTCCCAGACGCGGGCCCAGTGGCGCCAGCCGCCCTCGACGAGGCCGTAATAGAGCGGCAGCGACGTCACATCGAGGCCCAGATCCGTCGCGCCCTGCACGTTGG contains:
- a CDS encoding formate dehydrogenase subunit gamma, with protein sequence MRRATTFLSTLLLAAMLLAVPGALGPVWAQNPIQADGQNPMGARPTADSVNEEFLFKQESKIRGRVSIPDGKSANLIQPQGREYQNFRERWLPWIGALTILGMLAALGAFFLFRGRIMMEHSQESGKKILRFNAFERFTHWMTALCFIILSLSGLNYIFGKRLLMPLIGPEAFGAIAQWAKYSHVYLAWPFMLGVAFMFVLWIRDNIPNRVDWAWIKAGGGFIGKGHPHAARFNAGQKGVFWMVAGFGAAMAATGLMMLFPFALTDINGMQVMQVIHSVIGIVFIAGILAHIYIGTLGMEGAYDAMGSGKVDLAWARAHHDLWVEREEARTGSGPQLKGHPAPAE
- the fdh3B gene encoding formate dehydrogenase FDH3 subunit beta, which encodes MARMKFLCDADRCIECNACVTACKNEHEVPWGINRRRVVTLNDGKPGERSVSMACMHCTDAPCAAVCPVNCFYTTADAVVLHSKDICIGCGYCFYACPFGAPQYPRVGNFGSRGKMDKCTYCSGGPEPDFSTAEYEKYGSNRLAEGKLPLCAEMCSTKALLAGDGEMIAEIYKQRVIKRGYGSGAWGWKTAYRETVAI
- a CDS encoding formate dehydrogenase subunit alpha, which produces MLIKRKSGDAARTKHQAVAAGLAAGVLDRRAFLRKSGLTAGALAAAGTIQLGSVRKAQAAGSSAVGPDTVIKKNVCTHCSVGCTVTAEVVNGVWVGQEPSYASPINRGTHCAKGAAIRELVSSDRRLKYPMKLEGGQWKRISWDQAYEEIGDKLAAIREKNGADSVYWLGSAKFTNEASYLMRKFAALWGTNSIDHQARICHSTTVAGVANTWGYGAQTNSYNDIRNAKTMIILGGNPAEAHPVSLQHVLSGKEINRANMIVIDPRFTRTAAHATEYVRIRSGTDIPVVWGILWHIFQNGWEDKEFIAQRVYAMDDVRKEVAKWTPDEVERVSGVPGEQLKRVAETFAKEKPATLIWCMGATQHTVGTANVRALCILCLATGNVGKPGTGANIFRGHTNVQGATDLGLDVTSLPLYYGLVEGGWRHWARVWDVEYDWLQSRFDEVPAKGGRKARTRKENMEAPGITSTRWFDAVNLPAEQVDQRSPIKAFMVFGHGGNTVTRMPEAIDGMNKLELLVVADPHPTTFAALDARQDNTYLLPICTSLEMDGSRTASNRSIQWGEQIVKPAFESKNDYEVLYRLAQKLGFADKLCKNIKVVDGIPDAEDILREINRGGWSTGYCGQSPERLKAHMRNQHKFDLVTLRAPKDDPEVGGDYYGLPWPCWGKPELRHPGSAILYNTSLHVKEGGGGFRARFGTERNGQTLLAENSFSKGSDLTDGYPEFTFGVFKKLGWDKDLTPDELATILKIGGEKPDTVSWATDLSGGIQRVCLDHGVSPFGNGKARANAWNLPDPVPVHREPVYSPRPDLVAKYPTRPDERQLRMPNIGFSVQKSVVDRGVAKDFPIILTSGRLVEYEGGGEETRSNPWLAELQQDMFVEINTGDAAARGIKDGQWVWVSGPENSSKAKVKALVTDRVGKGVAFMPFHFSGWYQGKDMRDYYPKGTDPVVLGESVNTVTTYGFDPVTGMQETKCTLCQIAAA